From one Microbacter margulisiae genomic stretch:
- a CDS encoding PDZ domain-containing protein, whose translation MKVIKKIFNVFFALFLLSINVEAQTTFFVSPKGNDTNQGTQARPFASISRAVDVARETPGKVVVYLKGGTYYLNHPIVFTSEDSPGKNVSLTIRNFKNQQVTVSGSVALHLKWTIYKNGIWQAKVEKKLIFDELFVNGQLQHMARYPNYNPAAHFFGGTSADAISKERVARWKSPAGGYVHALHPCEWGDVHYLITGKNDKGDLTLEGGWQNNRPMGMSKKYLFVENIFEELDTVNEWFYNKKTQILYYYPPKGLNLKTAKFETPQIAHLFEFRGSAANPVQNITVEGLTLTQTLRTFMENKEPLLRSDWTIYRGGAVFFEGAEKCSLENCTLHNLGGNAVFFSDFNRYCTVSGCLISDIGASAICFVGDPKAVRSPCFNYYQFVPLDKLDCTPGPKTNNYPAKCEVYDNLMFNLGQVEIQSAGVELSMCQSITVSHNTIYDVPRAGINVSEGTWGGHTIEYNDVFNTVEESGDHGSFNSWGRDRYWRADKRVLDSIVEKNFNLALLDVVKPITIQNNRMRCDHGWDIDLDDGSSNYIIRNNLCLNGGIKLREGVDRVVENNIMINNTFHPHVWFKNCNDIFMHNIVSMGYQPINVESWGKEVDYNVFPDSASLKAAQDRGIDKHSVCGRLEFVNPRAGDFRLKAGSIAFSVGFKNFAMDNFGVVSPRLKALAKKIPIPSVHVSEKMATDKIIDFMGAQVKNLNSLDERSATGMDSTRGVFVVKVTAGSVAAGFLQANDVILSFDNREINNLDDLSAARMSVIGTNTEVVLFRNQKKLKERVELKMK comes from the coding sequence ATGAAGGTAATTAAGAAAATATTCAACGTATTTTTTGCCTTGTTTTTGCTAAGCATAAACGTTGAGGCACAAACAACTTTTTTTGTTTCTCCCAAAGGCAATGACACTAATCAGGGGACACAAGCCAGGCCTTTTGCTTCAATAAGCAGGGCTGTAGATGTTGCCAGGGAAACGCCGGGAAAAGTTGTAGTATATCTTAAAGGTGGCACGTATTACCTAAACCATCCGATTGTTTTTACTTCCGAAGATTCCCCGGGAAAAAACGTGTCACTCACAATAAGAAATTTTAAAAATCAGCAAGTGACCGTTAGCGGGAGTGTCGCTTTACATTTGAAATGGACGATTTATAAAAACGGCATCTGGCAGGCAAAAGTGGAAAAGAAACTGATTTTTGATGAATTGTTTGTCAACGGACAATTGCAACATATGGCGCGGTATCCAAATTACAACCCTGCTGCTCATTTTTTTGGAGGAACGTCCGCCGATGCCATTTCCAAGGAACGGGTTGCCCGCTGGAAATCGCCTGCAGGAGGATATGTACATGCCTTGCATCCATGTGAATGGGGCGATGTCCACTACCTTATCACTGGGAAAAATGACAAAGGAGATCTTACGCTTGAAGGAGGATGGCAAAACAATCGTCCGATGGGTATGTCTAAAAAGTACCTTTTTGTGGAGAATATTTTTGAGGAGCTGGATACTGTGAACGAGTGGTTCTACAATAAAAAGACCCAAATATTGTATTACTATCCTCCTAAAGGATTGAATCTCAAAACAGCAAAATTTGAAACGCCGCAGATTGCTCATCTGTTTGAGTTCAGAGGCTCGGCTGCTAACCCGGTTCAGAACATCACGGTAGAAGGGTTGACCCTTACACAAACCTTACGCACATTTATGGAAAATAAGGAACCACTACTACGTAGCGACTGGACAATATATCGTGGTGGCGCTGTCTTTTTTGAGGGTGCGGAGAAATGTTCCCTTGAAAATTGTACGCTACATAATTTGGGTGGCAATGCGGTGTTTTTTAGCGATTTTAATCGATATTGCACCGTGTCAGGTTGTCTGATTTCCGATATTGGCGCAAGTGCAATTTGCTTTGTTGGAGATCCGAAAGCCGTGCGTTCACCATGCTTCAACTATTACCAGTTTGTTCCACTCGATAAGTTGGATTGTACTCCTGGCCCTAAAACGAACAACTATCCTGCTAAATGCGAAGTTTATGATAACCTGATGTTCAACCTCGGACAGGTAGAAATACAATCGGCAGGAGTAGAATTGTCCATGTGTCAAAGCATTACCGTAAGTCATAACACTATTTACGATGTGCCACGTGCCGGCATCAATGTTAGTGAGGGAACCTGGGGCGGTCATACAATCGAATATAACGATGTGTTCAATACTGTGGAAGAAAGCGGTGACCATGGATCGTTTAATTCGTGGGGACGCGACCGTTATTGGCGCGCCGATAAGAGAGTGTTGGATTCGATTGTTGAAAAAAACTTTAATCTCGCCCTGCTGGATGTGGTGAAACCGATTACCATTCAAAACAACCGTATGCGTTGTGATCATGGCTGGGACATCGATTTGGACGACGGTTCTAGTAATTATATCATCCGTAACAACCTGTGTCTGAATGGAGGTATCAAACTTCGCGAAGGTGTCGATCGTGTTGTAGAAAACAACATTATGATAAACAATACTTTTCATCCTCATGTATGGTTTAAAAACTGCAATGATATATTCATGCACAATATCGTTTCGATGGGATATCAACCTATTAACGTGGAAAGTTGGGGCAAAGAAGTTGACTATAATGTTTTTCCTGATTCGGCTTCGCTTAAGGCAGCGCAAGACAGGGGCATCGATAAACATTCGGTGTGTGGGAGACTTGAATTTGTCAATCCGCGGGCAGGTGATTTCCGATTAAAAGCCGGATCGATAGCTTTTTCTGTTGGTTTCAAAAATTTTGCAATGGACAATTTTGGAGTTGTTTCTCCGAGATTGAAAGCCCTGGCAAAAAAAATACCTATACCTTCAGTACATGTAAGTGAGAAAATGGCTACTGATAAAATAATAGATTTCATGGGGGCTCAAGTGAAGAATCTTAATTCACTTGATGAACGTTCAGCTACGGGCATGGACAGCACTCGGGGCGTGTTTGTAGTTAAAGTGACTGCCGGATCAGTGGCAGCCGGTTTTTTGCAGGCCAATGATGTGATCCTGTCTTTCGACAACAGGGAAATCAACAACCTGGATGATTTGTCCGCAGCCCGTATGTCGGTGATCGGAACAAATACTGAAGTTGTGCTATTCCGAAACCAGAAAAAGTTAAAAGAACGGGTTGAATTAAAGATGAAATGA
- a CDS encoding IS630 family transposase, whose protein sequence is MRKRPRGVPSPQLYQYKYEKLQELEQQEREGRIALYYADESHICTEGYVPYGWQLPGEDVGIVSQRSARLNIFGMIDRRNHYQGFTTTESITADKVVDFLDAFSFHVREQTFVVLDNATVHRNHKIRELRPVWEKRELFLFYLPPYSPYLNIAETLWRILKGKWIRPQDYGSTDTLFYTTNRTLAAIGKSMFINYSHSVA, encoded by the coding sequence ATAAGGAAACGCCCAAGGGGAGTCCCCTCGCCGCAGCTTTATCAATACAAGTATGAGAAGCTGCAAGAACTTGAACAACAGGAAAGAGAGGGACGTATCGCTCTCTACTATGCCGATGAGAGCCATATTTGTACCGAAGGGTACGTCCCCTACGGTTGGCAGTTGCCAGGAGAGGATGTAGGCATTGTCTCCCAACGAAGTGCAAGACTGAACATCTTTGGAATGATTGACCGAAGAAATCATTATCAGGGTTTTACCACCACTGAGAGTATCACCGCAGACAAGGTTGTCGATTTCCTCGACGCCTTTTCGTTTCATGTGCGTGAGCAAACCTTTGTGGTACTGGATAATGCGACCGTCCATCGCAATCATAAAATAAGGGAGTTGCGTCCGGTCTGGGAGAAAAGAGAACTTTTCCTTTTCTACCTGCCGCCATATTCCCCATACTTGAATATCGCTGAAACGCTTTGGAGAATATTGAAGGGAAAATGGATCAGACCACAGGACTATGGCAGTACAGACACACTTTTCTATACCACCAACAGAACGTTGGCAGCTATTGGAAAAAGTATGTTTATTAACTACTCTCATAGTGTCGCTTAA
- a CDS encoding alpha-L-fucosidase yields the protein MIKYLLCGIILSVCSISFSYAQTAPPLPCGPVPSANQMRWQEMGYYAFIHFSLNTYTNQEWGYGNESVKLFNPKRLNPDQWARIAKKAGMKGIILVAKHHCGFCLWPSKYTDYSVKSAPWKHGKGDVVRELAKACKKYGLKLGIYLSPWDRHSADYGSPAYITYFRNQLKELLSNYGPIFEIWFDGANGGSGWYGGTNETRMIDRKTYYDWKNTYKLVRKLQPNIVIWNDGGDRADLRWVGTEAGSVGATNWSLLDSTGDVPYNMLHYGVENGNAWVPAEVNTSIRPGWFYHKSEDSKVKTLPQLMDIYYHSIGRNANLLLSFPIMPSGLINKRDEKAVLEFAKAVKEAFAVDLAKNMKTTASNVRGNSEEYGADKAVDNDQNTYWATDDSVTKASLTIDFGKPTTFNRFLVQEYIRLGQRVKAFTVEALVDNTWKEVAKATTIGYKRILCFPSIKATKVRLNITDSKCCPLISNIGIYDAPQILTSPSIIRNQSGDIIITPADKESIVYYTLDGSDPTPKSKTYTGPFPTEGKVEVKAIAYSPTSGKSSPVCQETFDISRKDWKIIGINDEKAYAILDGDPTTAWHQSSDKKLPVDLVIDLGKEENLCGFRYLPDQNQWGGGIITNYQFYVSQDNKKWNLISQGEFSNIKNNPLWQIKNFPAVKARYIKFRALHNTEGDNNIGYAEIGVITE from the coding sequence ATGATTAAGTATTTGTTGTGTGGAATCATTCTTTCAGTGTGTTCAATCAGCTTTAGCTATGCCCAAACGGCACCTCCTCTCCCATGTGGTCCTGTCCCAAGTGCAAATCAAATGCGATGGCAGGAAATGGGATATTATGCATTCATCCATTTTTCATTAAATACCTATACCAATCAGGAATGGGGATATGGAAATGAAAGTGTCAAGTTGTTTAATCCTAAAAGACTAAACCCTGACCAGTGGGCCCGGATTGCTAAAAAAGCAGGAATGAAAGGGATTATTCTGGTGGCAAAACACCACTGTGGCTTTTGTCTTTGGCCATCAAAGTATACAGACTATTCTGTGAAAAGCGCTCCCTGGAAACATGGCAAAGGAGACGTGGTTCGCGAACTTGCCAAAGCTTGTAAAAAATACGGACTAAAACTGGGTATTTATTTGTCGCCTTGGGATAGACATAGCGCAGACTATGGAAGTCCTGCATACATCACTTATTTTCGAAATCAACTAAAAGAACTCCTCTCCAACTACGGACCTATTTTTGAAATCTGGTTTGATGGTGCAAATGGAGGTTCGGGTTGGTATGGCGGCACAAATGAAACCCGGATGATTGATCGTAAAACGTATTACGATTGGAAAAATACCTACAAACTGGTTCGTAAACTACAACCGAATATAGTAATCTGGAATGATGGAGGAGATCGTGCTGATTTGCGCTGGGTCGGAACCGAGGCAGGTTCAGTCGGCGCAACAAACTGGAGTTTGTTAGATAGTACAGGTGATGTACCTTATAATATGTTACATTATGGTGTGGAAAATGGGAATGCGTGGGTGCCCGCTGAAGTAAATACTTCCATTCGACCAGGATGGTTTTATCATAAAAGTGAAGACAGCAAGGTGAAAACATTGCCACAGCTTATGGATATTTATTATCATTCGATTGGCCGTAATGCCAATTTATTACTTAGTTTTCCTATTATGCCCAGTGGGTTAATTAATAAACGGGATGAGAAAGCTGTTTTGGAATTTGCCAAAGCTGTTAAGGAAGCATTTGCTGTTGATTTGGCGAAAAATATGAAAACCACTGCCTCTAACGTTCGAGGTAACAGCGAAGAATATGGAGCTGACAAAGCTGTTGACAATGATCAAAACACGTATTGGGCTACTGATGATAGTGTAACAAAAGCCTCATTGACAATAGATTTTGGCAAACCAACTACTTTTAACCGTTTTTTAGTGCAGGAATATATCCGTTTGGGACAACGCGTGAAAGCTTTCACAGTTGAGGCTCTTGTTGACAACACTTGGAAAGAAGTAGCCAAAGCAACAACAATCGGATATAAACGTATTCTTTGTTTTCCAAGCATAAAGGCAACAAAAGTGCGTCTCAATATTACCGATTCGAAATGTTGTCCTTTAATTTCCAATATTGGAATTTATGATGCGCCGCAAATCCTGACTTCTCCTTCTATTATTAGAAATCAATCCGGTGACATAATAATAACCCCGGCAGATAAAGAATCGATTGTCTACTATACATTGGACGGAAGCGACCCAACCCCGAAATCAAAAACATATACCGGTCCTTTTCCAACAGAAGGGAAAGTGGAAGTGAAGGCGATTGCATACAGTCCTACTTCAGGTAAAAGTAGCCCTGTATGTCAGGAAACATTCGACATTTCCCGAAAGGATTGGAAGATTATTGGAATCAACGATGAAAAAGCATACGCAATATTAGACGGAGATCCAACTACTGCATGGCATCAAAGCAGTGACAAAAAATTGCCTGTTGATTTGGTTATCGATTTAGGTAAGGAAGAAAATCTCTGTGGTTTCAGATATCTACCAGATCAGAACCAATGGGGGGGTGGCATCATTACCAATTACCAGTTTTATGTTTCGCAGGATAATAAAAAATGGAATCTGATCAGTCAGGGAGAATTTTCGAATATAAAAAACAACCCATTGTGGCAAATCAAAAATTTTCCGGCGGTAAAAGCCCGTTATATCAAATTTAGGGCTTTGCATAATACAGAGGGAGATAACAATATAGGATATGCCGAAATCGGTGTAATTACAGAATAA
- a CDS encoding helix-turn-helix domain-containing protein — translation MRCRAVLLKGDGLSSAKAGAQTEMSFVSVNSWVKRFLSEGIAGLETRSGRGRKPIMDCSDEQAVRTAIEQDRQSVSKAKVAWQEATGKEASDLTFKRFLSALTQDISV, via the coding sequence ATGCGTTGCCGAGCAGTTCTTCTCAAGGGGGATGGTCTGTCTTCAGCCAAAGCAGGCGCACAAACCGAGATGAGTTTTGTATCGGTGAATTCGTGGGTAAAACGCTTTTTATCAGAAGGTATTGCCGGATTGGAAACTCGTTCGGGTCGAGGTCGGAAACCGATCATGGATTGCTCAGACGAACAGGCTGTGCGCACAGCGATCGAACAAGACAGGCAGAGTGTGAGCAAAGCCAAAGTCGCTTGGCAGGAAGCTACCGGGAAAGAGGCGAGTGATCTGACCTTCAAACGTTTTTTATCAGCATTGACGCAAGATATAAGCGTATAA